One Saprospiraceae bacterium genomic region harbors:
- the tnpA gene encoding IS200/IS605 family transposase, translated as MHFVWCTKNRYPYLHSKELRLNVWNHIRENAREKGIYIDFINGYTDHCHCLVSMSGDHSLQNVMKLIKGESSYWINKNKLTQEKFEWQDEYYAASVSESLLDRVREYIKNQEEHHSKSTFRDECDEFIE; from the coding sequence ATTCATTTTGTCTGGTGTACCAAAAACAGATACCCATATCTTCATTCCAAAGAATTAAGATTAAATGTATGGAATCACATCCGAGAAAATGCCCGGGAAAAAGGCATTTACATTGATTTCATCAATGGCTATACCGATCATTGTCATTGTCTAGTTTCAATGAGTGGAGATCACAGCCTACAAAATGTAATGAAATTAATTAAAGGGGAATCTTCCTATTGGATAAACAAAAATAAATTAACCCAAGAAAAATTTGAATGGCAGGATGAATATTATGCAGCTTCTGTTTCTGAATCCTTGTTGGATCGAGTCAGAGAATACATAAAAAATCAGGAAGAGCATCACAGCAAAAGCACGTTCCGGGATGAATGCGATGAATTTATTGAATAA
- a CDS encoding rhodanese-like domain-containing protein has product MKIIIPFCVFACSLSLSAQTKVIVHNPAFEKKLQSLLDHLVPELDCADLYNHADQYYILDTREYKEYEVSHLKNSRWVGYNSFDLQSVKDIPKSARIVCYCSVGYRSEKICEQLIKSGYQNVYNLYGSIFEWVNRGYPVVDVTGSNTNNIHVYNRKWGRWMVNPDIKKIY; this is encoded by the coding sequence ATGAAAATTATAATTCCCTTTTGTGTGTTCGCTTGTTCTTTGTCGCTTTCTGCACAGACAAAAGTTATTGTTCACAACCCTGCTTTCGAAAAGAAACTTCAGTCCTTGCTGGATCACTTGGTCCCTGAATTGGATTGTGCTGACTTATACAACCATGCAGACCAATATTATATACTCGACACCCGCGAATACAAAGAGTACGAGGTATCACACTTAAAAAATTCACGATGGGTTGGCTACAATTCCTTCGACTTGCAATCCGTCAAAGACATTCCCAAATCTGCCCGCATCGTTTGTTATTGTTCAGTAGGCTATCGAAGTGAAAAAATTTGCGAACAACTCATCAAATCAGGATATCAAAATGTGTACAACCTTTACGGCAGCATTTTCGAATGGGTCAATCGGGGATATCCGGTTGTAGATGTTACCGGATCCAATACAAATAACATACATGTTTACAATAGAAAATGGGGGAGGTGGATGGTAAATCCGGACATTAAAAAAATCTATTGA
- a CDS encoding diphosphomevalonate decarboxylase yields the protein MSIKTQWISPSNIAIVKYWGKLPDQIPMNPSLSLTLSESHTNTSVHWLKRTPDEQKRFQFLFEGKPKPGFEPKILSFLDKLDIYLPWLKDWHLEINSANTFPHSSGIASSASAMSALALCIVSFEQHLFPDSFISDSQFFRRGSWFARLGSGSASRSVFPVASLWGNFLQQHDSSDEFGIGMADEVHVEFKNYCDYIFIVSGGVKSVSSSAGHDLMNRHFFREGRIEQAFHHLKELLPALKTGDLEKFIQICETEAMTLHGLMMSSNPYYLLLQPDSLRIIHAIRNFRNETKIPLAFTIDAGPNIHLLFPQRYQEEIESWIESSLPEYLAEGKLIRDLVGTGPVCLS from the coding sequence ATGTCAATTAAAACACAGTGGATCAGTCCGTCAAATATTGCCATCGTCAAATATTGGGGAAAGCTGCCCGACCAGATCCCCATGAATCCATCTTTAAGTTTAACACTATCCGAAAGTCATACCAATACCTCTGTACATTGGTTAAAAAGAACTCCGGACGAGCAAAAGCGTTTTCAATTTTTGTTTGAAGGAAAACCGAAACCCGGATTCGAACCAAAAATTCTATCTTTTTTAGATAAACTGGACATTTACCTCCCATGGCTGAAGGATTGGCACCTGGAAATCAACAGTGCGAATACGTTCCCGCATTCTTCGGGTATTGCCTCCTCGGCTTCTGCGATGAGTGCGCTTGCTTTATGCATTGTTTCATTTGAACAACACTTATTTCCTGATTCATTTATATCTGATTCTCAATTTTTTCGCCGGGGTTCATGGTTTGCACGCCTGGGTTCCGGCTCGGCAAGCAGATCTGTGTTTCCGGTTGCCAGCCTTTGGGGAAATTTTTTGCAACAGCACGACAGTTCTGATGAATTTGGAATTGGAATGGCTGACGAGGTGCATGTGGAATTTAAAAATTATTGCGATTACATTTTCATCGTGAGTGGCGGAGTAAAATCCGTGTCTTCATCGGCCGGTCACGATCTCATGAATCGTCATTTTTTCAGAGAAGGCCGCATCGAACAGGCTTTTCATCATTTGAAAGAATTATTGCCCGCTTTAAAAACCGGCGATCTTGAAAAATTTATTCAGATCTGTGAAACAGAAGCCATGACCCTGCACGGCTTGATGATGAGTTCAAACCCATATTATCTGTTGTTGCAACCCGATTCCTTACGTATCATCCACGCCATCCGCAATTTCAGAAACGAAACAAAAATTCCGCTGGCCTTTACAATAGATGCAGGACCCAACATCCACCTACTTTTTCCGCAGCGTTATCAGGAAGAAATTGAATCCTGGATAGAATCAAGCCTGCCCGAATATCTTGCAGAGGGAAAACTGATCAGGGATCTCGTTGGAACGGGACCAGTTTGTCTGTCATGA
- a CDS encoding DUF4294 domain-containing protein, translating into MHYRATFDSIPEIHKCHKLKSQQFRFINMQIRLLLFCFSILNCCLAQKDSVIVYNTWINGMETEVRIDDGDTLLTTLLDLTGILPLRQFDSIADQERYLKYRRYAFVVYPYAAHSVRLYQQVQEATAGMTDKEKRKFVDQIDQALEQQFENTLKNLTRTQGLILIKMVERELDKSFHSIVKELRGGFTAFYYNQIGKFNGYKIKEKYKDGVDPVMDAVLDEFDMKKDLNSHVN; encoded by the coding sequence GTGCATTATAGAGCTACCTTTGACTCCATTCCTGAAATCCATAAATGCCATAAACTCAAATCACAACAATTTCGTTTTATAAACATGCAGATTCGTTTGCTATTGTTTTGTTTTTCAATCCTCAACTGCTGCCTTGCGCAAAAAGACAGCGTCATTGTGTACAATACATGGATTAACGGCATGGAAACGGAAGTGCGCATCGATGATGGCGATACTTTACTCACCACGTTATTGGATTTAACCGGCATACTTCCCTTAAGACAATTTGATTCGATTGCCGATCAGGAACGCTACTTAAAATACCGCCGCTATGCTTTTGTCGTTTACCCCTATGCAGCCCATTCTGTGCGCCTATACCAGCAGGTACAGGAAGCCACGGCGGGTATGACTGATAAAGAAAAACGTAAATTTGTCGACCAAATCGATCAGGCCTTGGAGCAACAGTTCGAAAACACCTTAAAAAATCTGACGCGAACTCAGGGTTTGATCCTGATCAAAATGGTCGAACGCGAACTGGATAAATCCTTTCATTCAATCGTAAAAGAACTGCGCGGCGGATTTACAGCTTTCTATTACAATCAAATTGGAAAATTCAACGGTTACAAGATCAAAGAAAAATACAAAGACGGGGTGGATCCCGTTATGGATGCCGTTCTCGATGAATTCGATATGAAAAAAGACCTCAACAGCCATGTCAATTAA
- a CDS encoding SusC/RagA family TonB-linked outer membrane protein yields the protein MMHSKAPAIVSRLSLKLIYFLFLLLCSELISAQQLRLVGRVIDASNNTGLEGVVVNLKNSLEGTTTNTLGEFSLLIRDSFPAILQIRYTGYEEKEVELRSAEFLQISLEAKRNELEEVLVVSGYTVQKKSEFSGAVANIDVQKIQNRPAVSFDQLLGGQAPGIDVLQQTGVLNNTPVMRIRGINSITSGIFPLVVVDGVAMFVGSIGGLIGNNPLSDLNPNDIQSIDVLKDASAAAIYGSRAANGVMVITTKKGKKGRVRVHYDSWLSRSTPYNLPKLLGAEDYVMIKNEAMKNAGLQPGYALMYNPDSSIVNTSWYDVAYRPGISHSHNLSVSGANNTTQYFFSFGYTNQNSFIRYNEYERYSARLNIENKLNEYLSVGAFATYANGFNKGPNTGAISSYSLGTSSYNSEYITNEPLGRMTYVLPPNVPVYRSDGSYSYQNKISVGYGANNPSTIGTINAYNLAMVQKLDVSTSENNTLIGNFYCEWRLLKNLKLKSSYGINNLQTENISFLNPVHGGGASSNGVATNVFTTHYRTDWVNTLNYEFDLNDAHHLTVLAGYEQLKTKINSWGAQRSNITDPYYENYQGGFVNISPYGNLFAENRLLSYFSNMTYDFDKKYFFTFNFRRDGLSALAEGNEFGNFMGGSIGWNVAKENFFQNSSIRNVLDQFRIRASYGVVGNSEIGNYPAVGLYGSNTYGGQPTLIYSQTANPNLKWEASTKLDLGFNASLWGGKLQLEFDYYRNDISDLILKAPQALSAGIPGNFINTNVGNMYNTGIELSLGTNLLNKGSFHWDVDLNFSTLTNKVTKLISDIYVPSIFGVQNMTREGYSVGSIFAVPWKGVNPDNGLMMFQNREGKTVQYNHIGSPKWTYLDGTPAPAIDNYLDGVIQGPSLPKYFGGFNNTFRYKQFELLVNLTYAFGHLLYNGTRATNSDQRYFNNGEFIKERWTTPGQQTEIQKLYYGDNVSAGFSFSAASKVEKGDYVKLKNITLAYELPLKKLGLENKISSARAFVQAVNLYTITGYRGSDPEISINGNSIHSGKDQNVSPNAQVFSIGLNVGF from the coding sequence ATGATGCATTCCAAAGCCCCGGCGATAGTCTCCAGGCTATCCCTGAAACTGATTTATTTTCTATTTCTCTTGTTGTGTTCAGAACTGATCTCGGCACAACAATTGCGGCTGGTCGGCCGTGTTATCGATGCCAGCAACAACACCGGATTGGAGGGCGTTGTGGTAAACCTAAAAAACAGTCTGGAAGGAACAACGACCAATACTTTAGGTGAATTTTCCTTATTGATCCGCGATAGTTTTCCTGCCATTTTACAGATCAGGTATACTGGTTATGAAGAGAAAGAGGTAGAACTTAGGTCTGCTGAATTTTTGCAGATTTCGCTGGAAGCAAAGAGAAATGAATTGGAAGAAGTGCTGGTTGTGAGTGGCTATACGGTTCAAAAGAAAAGTGAATTTTCAGGCGCCGTTGCAAACATCGACGTACAGAAAATTCAAAACAGACCTGCTGTGAGTTTTGATCAGTTACTGGGAGGACAGGCACCCGGTATCGATGTGTTGCAGCAAACGGGTGTACTCAACAACACGCCCGTGATGCGCATACGCGGGATCAACTCCATTACTTCGGGAATCTTTCCATTGGTCGTGGTGGATGGAGTAGCCATGTTTGTAGGTTCTATTGGCGGATTGATCGGCAACAATCCTTTGTCTGATTTAAATCCCAATGACATTCAATCTATAGACGTACTAAAAGACGCTTCAGCTGCCGCAATTTATGGATCCCGTGCAGCCAATGGAGTCATGGTTATCACTACTAAAAAAGGAAAGAAAGGACGGGTTCGCGTTCATTACGACAGCTGGTTAAGCAGAAGCACCCCTTACAATTTGCCAAAACTGTTAGGTGCAGAAGATTATGTGATGATCAAAAATGAAGCGATGAAAAATGCCGGCTTACAACCCGGATATGCCTTGATGTACAATCCAGATAGCAGCATTGTAAATACCAGTTGGTACGATGTAGCATACAGGCCGGGAATTTCACACAGTCATAACCTGAGTGTTTCGGGAGCCAATAATACGACTCAGTATTTTTTCTCGTTTGGATACACCAATCAAAACAGCTTTATCAGGTATAATGAATACGAACGGTATTCAGCCAGATTGAATATCGAAAATAAACTCAATGAGTACCTCAGCGTGGGAGCCTTTGCAACGTATGCAAATGGATTCAACAAAGGGCCCAATACCGGAGCCATCTCGAGTTATTCTCTGGGTACTTCTTCCTATAATTCAGAATATATTACCAACGAGCCTCTGGGTAGGATGACCTATGTATTACCGCCAAATGTTCCGGTATATCGCAGCGATGGTTCGTACAGTTACCAAAACAAGATCAGCGTAGGTTATGGTGCCAACAATCCCAGCACTATTGGAACCATCAATGCATACAATTTGGCCATGGTCCAAAAACTCGATGTCAGCACATCAGAGAACAACACCCTGATCGGAAATTTTTACTGCGAATGGAGACTGTTGAAAAATCTAAAACTTAAATCGAGTTATGGAATCAATAATTTGCAGACAGAAAATATTTCTTTTCTGAATCCGGTGCATGGAGGCGGTGCATCTTCTAATGGTGTGGCAACCAACGTATTTACCACACATTATCGCACCGATTGGGTCAATACTTTAAATTACGAATTTGATTTGAATGATGCCCATCACCTTACGGTACTTGCCGGATACGAGCAATTGAAAACCAAAATTAACTCCTGGGGGGCACAACGCAGCAATATTACCGATCCTTACTATGAGAACTACCAGGGTGGATTTGTAAATATTTCACCCTATGGAAATTTATTTGCGGAAAACAGATTGTTGTCCTATTTCTCCAACATGACGTATGACTTTGATAAAAAATATTTTTTCACATTTAATTTCCGGAGAGACGGTTTGTCTGCTTTAGCGGAAGGAAATGAGTTTGGAAACTTTATGGGCGGGTCCATTGGATGGAATGTGGCCAAAGAAAACTTTTTTCAAAACAGTTCGATCAGGAATGTTTTAGATCAATTCAGAATTCGTGCAAGCTATGGTGTTGTTGGAAACAGCGAAATCGGCAATTATCCTGCAGTCGGTTTATACGGATCCAATACTTACGGAGGACAGCCCACTTTGATTTATTCGCAAACAGCCAATCCGAACTTAAAGTGGGAGGCCAGCACCAAACTCGATTTGGGCTTCAATGCAAGTTTGTGGGGAGGGAAACTGCAACTCGAATTTGATTATTACAGAAATGACATCAGCGATCTGATCCTCAAAGCTCCACAGGCATTGTCGGCAGGAATTCCCGGAAACTTTATCAATACGAATGTGGGAAATATGTACAATACCGGGATCGAATTGTCATTGGGAACCAATCTTCTGAATAAAGGAAGTTTTCATTGGGATGTAGATTTGAATTTTTCTACCCTCACCAACAAGGTGACGAAATTAATCAGTGATATTTATGTTCCCAGCATTTTTGGAGTGCAAAATATGACCCGTGAAGGATATTCCGTAGGATCGATTTTTGCGGTTCCCTGGAAGGGAGTAAATCCCGATAACGGTTTAATGATGTTTCAAAACCGCGAAGGAAAGACAGTTCAGTACAATCACATCGGTTCGCCAAAATGGACTTATCTGGATGGAACTCCTGCGCCGGCCATCGACAATTATCTGGACGGGGTCATCCAGGGACCTTCTTTGCCCAAATACTTTGGAGGATTTAACAACACGTTCCGATACAAGCAATTTGAACTGCTGGTCAATCTGACCTATGCATTTGGTCACCTGTTATACAATGGAACCCGGGCTACCAATTCAGATCAGCGTTATTTTAACAACGGTGAATTTATCAAAGAGCGATGGACGACCCCGGGTCAGCAAACAGAAATTCAAAAACTGTATTACGGCGATAATGTTTCTGCGGGATTTTCTTTTTCAGCGGCATCGAAAGTAGAAAAAGGCGATTATGTCAAACTAAAAAACATCACACTGGCTTATGAACTGCCCTTGAAAAAATTAGGACTGGAAAATAAAATCAGTTCAGCCCGTGCTTTTGTGCAGGCTGTAAATTTATATACCATAACGGGATACCGGGGTTCGGATCCCGAGATCAGTATCAATGGCAACTCCATTCATTCGGGAAAGGATCAAAATGTGTCTCCCAATGCTCAGGTGTTTTCTATTGGATTGAATGTTGGATTTTAA
- a CDS encoding RagB/SusD family nutrient uptake outer membrane protein — protein sequence MKITTIAIILVSGLFLWSSCEKDFLDVDPKTNIPDAEAFSTPSKILAQVNNLYGQIQNPNFYGGRFIVFNEQRADEFGQNDGNAATGSAIWNQNAASTSEYINNVWSAAYTAINAANILMAQLENTSVIPDSLAQLYIGEAKYIRAFCFLNLVQTYAKPYNQDKTALGVPLRLTPITSSGHNDLVRSPVEEVYLQVIKDLDEAEAALPVAYATSVLNASRAHKATAIALKTRVFLNMAEFTKVIAEAQKLVPLNPPFLYQSGNITHQLESSIANVFTSNYTGPETLFSIIFANSTTETPPAQFALAFNYITQPIIFLAKEGIGYHPVMSDPEDARSLLTSINVAKHKILTKFRTTTAPFSDYIPVIRYAEVMLNYAEAAAQTGDLDQAKKLLTSVRQRSNPNYQFADADVDTKDKLLQTIITERRIEFLGEGIRLQDLQRNVMALAAKTGSIGKAPEVLPTAKNYIWPIPSGELSTNKLCVPN from the coding sequence ATGAAAATTACTACCATTGCGATCATACTTGTTTCGGGTTTGTTTTTGTGGTCATCCTGTGAAAAAGATTTTCTGGATGTCGATCCCAAAACCAACATACCAGATGCGGAAGCGTTCAGTACGCCATCTAAAATTCTGGCTCAAGTCAATAATTTATACGGACAAATTCAAAATCCCAATTTTTATGGCGGGAGGTTTATCGTGTTCAACGAACAACGCGCAGATGAGTTCGGACAAAACGATGGAAACGCTGCAACGGGTTCTGCCATCTGGAATCAAAATGCAGCATCGACCAGCGAATACATTAACAACGTATGGTCAGCTGCTTATACAGCCATCAATGCCGCCAACATCCTGATGGCGCAATTGGAAAACACGAGTGTAATTCCCGATAGTCTTGCTCAATTATATATTGGAGAGGCCAAATATATCAGGGCTTTTTGTTTTCTGAATCTGGTTCAAACCTATGCCAAGCCATACAATCAGGATAAAACAGCGCTGGGAGTTCCTTTGCGATTGACTCCTATTACTTCATCCGGGCACAATGACCTGGTGAGAAGTCCTGTAGAAGAGGTTTACCTGCAAGTCATCAAAGATCTGGACGAAGCAGAAGCGGCACTTCCGGTTGCTTATGCCACTTCCGTATTGAATGCTTCAAGAGCGCATAAAGCCACCGCAATTGCCTTGAAAACCAGAGTTTTTCTCAACATGGCTGAGTTTACCAAAGTAATAGCAGAGGCACAAAAGCTGGTCCCATTGAATCCTCCTTTCTTATATCAATCCGGGAACATAACCCATCAGCTGGAAAGTTCAATTGCAAATGTTTTTACTTCCAATTATACCGGACCGGAGACCTTGTTTTCCATCATATTTGCAAACAGCACCACGGAAACACCTCCGGCTCAGTTTGCATTAGCTTTTAATTACATCACGCAACCCATTATATTTCTTGCCAAAGAAGGCATTGGTTATCATCCCGTGATGAGTGATCCGGAGGATGCCAGGTCTTTGCTGACATCAATAAATGTGGCCAAGCATAAAATCCTGACTAAATTCAGAACAACGACGGCTCCATTCAGCGATTATATTCCGGTGATCCGGTATGCGGAAGTTATGTTGAATTATGCAGAAGCTGCAGCGCAAACAGGAGATCTGGATCAGGCTAAAAAACTACTAACAAGTGTTAGGCAACGTTCGAATCCTAATTATCAGTTTGCTGATGCGGACGTCGATACAAAAGATAAATTGTTGCAGACAATAATAACTGAGCGACGTATAGAATTTCTGGGAGAAGGGATAAGATTGCAGGATTTGCAGCGCAATGTAATGGCTTTAGCTGCCAAGACAGGAAGTATTGGCAAAGCTCCCGAAGTGCTTCCTACTGCAAAAAATTACATTTGGCCGATTCCAAGCGGAGAGTTGAGCACGAATAAATTGTGCGTTCCGAATTGA
- the lpxK gene encoding tetraacyldisaccharide 4'-kinase: MIKLLKFLLLPFSFLYGLGVSIYQALYFSGILKSVKFSFPVVCIGNLSVGGTGKSPHVEYLVRLLKDYLEVGVLSRGYKRKTMGFYWVEAGSNALEVGDEPAQIKSKFPDVAVAVAENRALGIPRMIREIPDLQLIVLDDAFQHLEVKCSLNILLTEFSRPYTRDHLMPSGRLREWSYGAARADVVIASKCPDHLTEQDFEKFRSDLRLNNNQKLFFSKIKYGEPYHIFKPEIKYKLNPGLEVTLISAIAQSEYLESYLNERVAGLNSILFEDHHFFTETELNGLVEKYNRISHSNKMVLTTEKDATRLKLFEDFFEKHNIDVYAIPIEVEFYQQELFDEYIKQFLLEFRV, translated from the coding sequence TTGATCAAGCTACTAAAATTCCTGTTGCTTCCCTTTTCATTCCTTTATGGATTGGGGGTCAGCATCTATCAGGCACTCTATTTTTCCGGCATTCTTAAATCCGTCAAATTCAGTTTTCCCGTCGTTTGTATAGGTAATCTCAGCGTGGGCGGCACCGGAAAATCTCCTCATGTTGAATATCTGGTCCGGCTGTTGAAAGATTATCTGGAAGTGGGCGTGCTGAGCCGGGGATACAAACGAAAAACCATGGGATTCTATTGGGTGGAGGCAGGCAGTAATGCCCTGGAAGTAGGCGATGAACCTGCACAGATCAAAAGTAAATTTCCGGACGTAGCCGTTGCCGTTGCCGAAAATCGCGCACTAGGGATACCGCGAATGATCCGGGAAATTCCGGATCTTCAATTGATTGTATTGGACGATGCATTTCAACATCTCGAAGTGAAATGTTCACTGAATATTTTACTCACTGAATTTTCACGACCATATACGCGCGATCATCTTATGCCAAGTGGAAGACTGAGAGAGTGGAGTTATGGTGCAGCACGCGCCGACGTGGTCATTGCAAGCAAATGCCCAGATCATTTAACTGAACAGGATTTTGAAAAATTCAGATCAGACCTGCGTTTAAACAATAACCAAAAACTCTTTTTCTCAAAAATAAAATACGGAGAACCCTACCACATTTTCAAACCCGAAATTAAATACAAACTCAATCCTGGTTTAGAAGTTACCCTCATCAGTGCCATAGCCCAATCTGAATACCTCGAATCCTATCTCAATGAGCGGGTTGCAGGATTGAATAGCATCCTCTTCGAAGACCATCACTTTTTTACGGAAACCGAACTGAATGGCCTGGTCGAGAAATACAACAGGATCAGCCATTCAAACAAAATGGTTTTGACTACTGAAAAAGATGCCACCCGGCTTAAATTGTTTGAGGACTTTTTTGAAAAACATAACATCGATGTATATGCCATTCCCATCGAAGTTGAATTTTACCAGCAGGAATTGTTCGACGAGTATATAAAACAATTCTTATTGGAATTCCGGGTTTAA
- a CDS encoding PorT family protein gives MRCALCLILIYGSLTCLQSQNSNWFAGARVAYQNTWILNSDDFDQGGELDYVATFKPAIGLILGYKLNSKLNLQTGISYSLQGQNYETAGNEDADYETELNYLKIPLLLSFRPKPDSKIGWIVQGGLQISLLSDAKSSRENFFGIYSSVLKDAKNYYVSTGIEFVAGLGAEYQTGSHAFRFMLQADYGLSDIEKTEKKPGLRSVSSNATIALPMLSYLYAF, from the coding sequence ATGAGATGTGCTCTTTGCCTGATTTTAATTTATGGTAGTTTGACTTGTCTGCAGTCACAAAATTCAAACTGGTTTGCCGGAGCCCGGGTGGCTTACCAAAACACCTGGATTTTAAACAGCGACGATTTTGATCAAGGTGGCGAACTCGATTATGTTGCAACTTTTAAGCCGGCCATCGGACTGATTCTTGGCTATAAATTAAACTCGAAGTTGAATTTACAAACCGGTATCAGCTATTCGTTGCAGGGCCAGAATTACGAAACCGCAGGAAACGAAGATGCAGACTATGAAACAGAATTGAATTATCTGAAGATTCCGCTTCTATTGAGTTTCCGGCCTAAGCCTGATTCCAAAATCGGATGGATCGTTCAGGGTGGCTTACAAATTTCATTACTTTCAGACGCGAAAAGTTCAAGAGAGAATTTTTTTGGTATTTACAGTTCTGTTTTGAAGGATGCAAAAAATTATTATGTGTCCACAGGTATCGAATTTGTTGCCGGATTGGGAGCCGAATATCAAACCGGATCACACGCTTTCAGGTTCATGTTACAGGCCGATTATGGTTTGTCAGATATTGAGAAAACAGAGAAAAAACCAGGTTTACGAAGCGTGTCGAGCAATGCGACCATTGCATTGCCCATGCTGAGTTACCTGTATGCGTTTTAA
- a CDS encoding DUF2851 family protein: MKEDLLHYFWGLKILTTYQLHTTRREPLKILAAGQHNLNQGPDFLYAKVEIGGIIWIGHVEIHIRSSDWNAHGHEDDPHYKNVILHVVWEADKEIFINGSQMACLEIKNYLPTEMCTQYERLMNSVLPVPCHEHLHNIPQEIKNIMLEKLMIERFENKTTVTMNELNNIQYDWEALFFRKFAYYLVSPVNRKAMESLMQHIPYALLSKYKHDKFLTEALLFGVAGFLNGQAPDNYTAGLKTEFDFMLKKHQLHIINPVEWKFLRMRPAHFPGLRLAQLAALLHNRDHWFSQLLNFESLRRFCQFFSVELDGYWKTHYHPGKKYKRIPNQDLGIHTLHSIFINAACPVLFAYGQIHAEEKFKLKALRFMEELKAESNRITQLWKSYNFALNHAGHSQAGIQLYQNYCVPKRCTNCMIGSTILKSGNSANSDQVIY, translated from the coding sequence ATGAAAGAAGACCTGCTCCATTATTTCTGGGGTTTGAAAATACTCACAACCTACCAACTTCACACCACCCGTAGAGAACCATTGAAGATACTGGCCGCAGGTCAGCATAACCTGAATCAGGGTCCTGATTTTCTTTATGCAAAAGTGGAAATCGGCGGAATTATATGGATCGGGCATGTCGAAATCCACATTCGTTCTTCCGATTGGAATGCACATGGGCACGAAGATGATCCACATTATAAAAATGTGATACTGCATGTTGTTTGGGAAGCAGATAAAGAAATATTTATAAACGGGTCTCAGATGGCATGCCTTGAAATTAAAAATTATCTGCCAACTGAAATGTGTACCCAATACGAAAGGCTGATGAATTCGGTATTACCTGTTCCCTGTCACGAACATTTACACAACATTCCTCAGGAAATTAAAAATATCATGCTGGAAAAACTCATGATCGAACGGTTTGAAAACAAAACTACAGTTACTATGAATGAATTGAACAACATTCAATACGATTGGGAAGCTTTGTTCTTCCGGAAATTTGCTTATTATCTCGTCTCTCCCGTAAACAGAAAAGCCATGGAATCGTTGATGCAGCATATTCCTTATGCATTGCTCTCTAAATACAAACACGATAAATTTCTGACTGAAGCACTGCTGTTTGGTGTTGCTGGTTTTTTAAACGGGCAAGCCCCCGATAATTATACTGCGGGACTTAAAACTGAATTTGATTTTATGCTAAAAAAACATCAGTTGCATATTATAAATCCGGTTGAATGGAAATTTCTTAGGATGCGCCCCGCGCATTTTCCCGGATTGCGCTTGGCCCAACTTGCAGCTTTGTTACACAATAGGGACCACTGGTTTTCACAGCTACTGAACTTCGAAAGCCTTCGTCGGTTTTGCCAGTTTTTTAGCGTTGAATTAGATGGTTATTGGAAAACACATTACCATCCCGGTAAAAAATACAAGAGGATACCAAACCAAGATTTGGGCATCCACACTTTGCACAGTATTTTTATCAATGCAGCATGTCCGGTTCTGTTTGCATATGGACAAATACATGCTGAGGAAAAGTTCAAACTGAAAGCCTTGCGTTTTATGGAAGAACTAAAAGCAGAATCCAACCGGATCACCCAATTGTGGAAAAGTTATAACTTTGCACTAAATCATGCAGGACACAGTCAGGCCGGTATACAACTTTACCAGAATTATTGTGTTCCTAAGAGATGTACAAACTGCATGATTGGCAGCACCATTCTAAAAAGTGGTAATTCAGCAAATTCAGATCAAGTCATTTATTAA